A window of Salvia splendens isolate huo1 chromosome 8, SspV2, whole genome shotgun sequence genomic DNA:
TAGGCGTTGTCGTTTTATCCACGTGTTTTAAACTGGTTGTCACATCAGCACGTAATCGCTGGAGAAGGGAATGATGGGGTCAGAATTTGAACAGCTTTcgtaatttatttgttaatttacCCTATAGGGAGAGTGTGATTTAGCAATGATTCTTGAGTTAATGCTAACAAATTTGGTGTTGTAGGTGCTGCTAAGCATAACAGGATTGTGGTGGTGGCACTCTACCCAATTCTGAAGGAAAGCTTCCAAATCTACCATTGCATAACCGAAATACTAGCGACGTTGATAGAGCGTTTTATGCAGCTGGACGTACCCGACATGATGCAAGTCCACGACATCTTCTCGCATGTCTCCAAGCAGTACGACGAGCTTGATGGATTCTACAGCTGGTGCAACAACGTCGGGATCATGCGTTTCCACGAGTATCCCAACGTGGAAAAAATCTCCCAGCCAAAACTGGACATGATGGACGACTTCATCCACCACAAGTCATCCACGCTGCACGGCAGGAAGGCCATCGAGCCACAGCCAGCAGCGCTCGCCCTCGCAGAAGAAGCCTGGATAGACGAGCCTCTAAAGTTGCTATCACCAATCAAGGAAGAAACAGCAGATGATTTAAAGATGACTCCTGCACCACAGCATCATAAGAAAACTCAACAAGAAGGCGATCTGCTGAACCTGTACGACGACACACCAACTCCTCAGGATCTCGGGGATCAACTAGCTTTAGCTCTGTTTGACGGCTATCCGGCCACAACTCCTCCCACAAGCACAACTTCTCCATGGGAAGCCTTCAACGAACCAGAATCAGGGGACTGGGAGACGGCCTTGGTTCAGTCCGCTAGCCATTTGTCGAACCAGAAGCCCTCTCTCCCTCAAGGCTTCGATCCATTGATTTTCAATGGCATGTACCAATATGGGGCAATGCCAGCTTCCTCGGGCTTCTATGCCAACGGAAGTGCTAGCAGCGTGGCAGGGAGACCAGCCATACTGGCATTGCCGGCACCACACTCACCAGCTAACTATGGACCTAATGCTTTCTTACCAAACAACGACCCCTTCGCAGCTTCTCTTGCCATCGCACCACCTGCCTACGTACAAATGTCGGAGATGGAGCAGAAGCAGATGCTATTAGTCCAAGAGCAGCTGTTGTGGCAGCAGTATACAAGAGACGGGATGCACGGACAAATGGGTTTAGCGAATTTGCAACAACAGAGTCCGTATCATTACATTCCAAACGCGTACGCAGCAGCGCACTGAGATTGTTTTGCGAGACAGAGATGAAGTGAAGAAAATGTCTGCAACAAGTGATGTTTTTTGCGAGTATCTAATACAAGTTAGATAAGAATCACCACCAAGTTGTTGGAAGAATATTAACTTGTTTCTTTTCCCATAAAGGGAAACAAGATTGTGTTTTGATGGTTTCTAGTTTTCAATTATAGCTTCTTTTGCATAACCTTTTTTCACGGTTTTGTCAATTTGAGTAACAAGTACAACAGCTGCAAACACTCAGCCTAATTATGCAATGCAAGCATGATCATATACCGATACTTCCTACAACTATTCAGTATCAATCGAGAAGCGTTGCTATTGCACAAAAATAATTGAACCAAACCTTAGGAAGAGAGGTAGCGGTGTTGATTTGAAATCATAGCTTTACATAACCGCAGCCATGGCATCTCGAAATTCATCACTTCTCTGTGAGGACTTTCATCAAACAGGTTGCACGCTATTAATTGTTAGCATAGTTTTTCAAATTGATTTCACTTTTTCCGCTAGAAAGAGTGAGTTTAATAAAACAGGCCCACTGACTTCTAGCAAGAGCAAAAGCCCAAAAAAAGAGGCTCTTTTCGAAACATGGAGAAGGGGAGATAGGAAAGAATATAAGGATATTGTGGCggattgtggcggatattgaaaatagatttcatgtgaaagttagtta
This region includes:
- the LOC121743174 gene encoding putative clathrin assembly protein At1g03050: MAPSKLKEVIGAFKDHTSISLAKFSTASTSLSDLEVAIVKATRHGQNPPNQCYVAEILSLTSYSRTMVNSCIAIIARRLNRTKDWVVALKALLLVQRLLSQGGIAFEQDIFFTTRRGTRFLNLCDFRDSSRKAWDYSAFVRAYALYLDELLEFRMQGHAERDRDRKAEEEEDEEDGDGNAVVVRATPVSEMDTEAVFARADHLMQLLQRFLACRPIGAAKHNRIVVVALYPILKESFQIYHCITEILATLIERFMQLDVPDMMQVHDIFSHVSKQYDELDGFYSWCNNVGIMRFHEYPNVEKISQPKLDMMDDFIHHKSSTLHGRKAIEPQPAALALAEEAWIDEPLKLLSPIKEETADDLKMTPAPQHHKKTQQEGDLLNLYDDTPTPQDLGDQLALALFDGYPATTPPTSTTSPWEAFNEPESGDWETALVQSASHLSNQKPSLPQGFDPLIFNGMYQYGAMPASSGFYANGSASSVAGRPAILALPAPHSPANYGPNAFLPNNDPFAASLAIAPPAYVQMSEMEQKQMLLVQEQLLWQQYTRDGMHGQMGLANLQQQSPYHYIPNAYAAAH